From the Roseibium salinum genome, one window contains:
- a CDS encoding MarR family winged helix-turn-helix transcriptional regulator, whose protein sequence is MESLQVVKAIRKIVRAIDLRSREVSRLTGLTIPQIVVLQGIRDLGQVTTKALSDNADLSSATVVTILDKLEEKGLIERYRSVSDRRDRACQTDGEGGDGCLKPARTAT, encoded by the coding sequence ATGGAGTCGTTGCAAGTGGTCAAGGCCATCCGGAAGATTGTAAGGGCCATTGATCTGCGTTCTCGGGAAGTCTCCCGGCTGACCGGCCTCACCATACCACAAATCGTTGTGTTGCAAGGAATTCGTGACCTGGGGCAGGTGACCACGAAAGCCCTGTCCGACAATGCCGATCTGAGTTCGGCGACCGTGGTAACCATCCTGGACAAACTGGAGGAAAAGGGTCTGATCGAGCGCTACCGGTCCGTGTCCGACAGGCGAGATCGTGCATGCCAGACTGACGGAGAAGGGGGCGACGGTTGCCTCAAACCTGCCCGGACTGCTACATGA
- a CDS encoding putative bifunctional diguanylate cyclase/phosphodiesterase, translating into MSGLSYLELSRASEENAAIRIDRAARAAVALLGLGTDSALRAEFDDAGSPIAMRIAGAADPLAGEELTGLAEAIGRANQGSVNLFRWSPETASFNRFASTLTRPDGGPQAAVSIQEGHPAYSSLIAGKPFTGRVPVDGRSRPAYLAPILADDGEVAGAFAVDIGPLDDLTRAENRLRGRIAAVAISVLTGVVLIGGLFLRFELLPLRKLAETAEDLAGGRQPKNVPYTERQDEIGDLAHGLERVTDLQDKLHKLAYTDPVTTAGNRARYFLDLSNTLKQAETGSNCASLIHIDFNGFAKVNDTFGHQVGNRVLLQAYVRLANVFGPRAKIARISADDFCILLPSDNKGMLAEDYAVKAIEILSTPFQVEEAEIRVEPCIGIALLPQDAHDAENAHRVAGLALRAAKTSKGSRYVFFSAPLNERVQAEMLMETLLRSALKTGLLKLHYQPQVRPTDGRLIGLEALVRWPHVERGLIPPGEFIPIAEKTGLILELGQYVLEKACKQAAKWRQTGFAFNRVSVNVSPLQFRQPRFAAMVRQMLTTYGLPARMLCLEVTENVFLDTSEQLVLDILSELQDIGVQLSLDDFGSGYSSLSYLHSLPFQELKIDRAFLTEADRHPQKEQLFEAIVGLARSLGLRVIAEGAETAGEYVLSAEHQCDAIQGYFCSPAVSPEHIEDCLDEFHKIRTSLHKQIEQKRA; encoded by the coding sequence GTGTCCGGTCTGAGCTACCTCGAGCTTTCCAGAGCCAGTGAAGAAAACGCCGCGATCCGGATCGACCGTGCTGCCAGGGCGGCCGTTGCGCTCCTGGGATTGGGTACGGATTCGGCCTTGCGCGCTGAGTTCGACGATGCCGGGAGCCCGATTGCCATGCGCATCGCAGGCGCTGCCGATCCATTGGCGGGTGAAGAACTGACCGGGCTGGCGGAGGCGATCGGCCGAGCAAATCAGGGATCTGTCAATCTGTTCAGATGGTCGCCGGAAACCGCATCTTTCAACCGTTTTGCCAGCACCCTCACACGGCCGGACGGCGGTCCGCAGGCGGCCGTGTCAATTCAGGAGGGCCATCCGGCCTACTCCAGCCTGATCGCAGGCAAACCGTTCACAGGGCGCGTTCCCGTCGATGGCCGGTCGCGACCGGCCTATCTGGCGCCCATCCTCGCCGACGACGGCGAGGTCGCCGGTGCCTTCGCCGTTGACATCGGCCCGCTGGACGACCTGACGCGCGCCGAGAACCGTCTCAGGGGCCGCATTGCAGCCGTTGCGATATCGGTCCTGACAGGTGTCGTCCTGATCGGGGGCCTTTTCCTGCGCTTCGAGCTGCTGCCCTTGCGCAAGCTCGCCGAGACCGCCGAAGATCTTGCCGGCGGCAGGCAGCCCAAGAACGTTCCCTATACCGAACGGCAGGACGAGATCGGCGACCTCGCCCACGGCCTGGAGCGGGTAACGGACCTGCAGGACAAGCTGCACAAGCTCGCCTACACCGATCCCGTCACGACGGCCGGCAACCGCGCGCGCTATTTCCTGGATCTCAGCAACACGCTGAAGCAGGCAGAAACCGGTTCGAACTGTGCTTCCCTGATCCATATCGATTTCAACGGTTTCGCCAAGGTCAATGACACGTTCGGCCATCAGGTCGGCAATCGCGTCCTCCTCCAGGCCTATGTCCGCCTTGCCAACGTCTTTGGACCGCGCGCAAAGATCGCCCGCATTTCCGCCGACGATTTCTGCATTCTGCTGCCGTCGGACAACAAGGGGATGCTCGCCGAGGATTATGCGGTAAAGGCGATAGAAATCCTGTCGACGCCTTTCCAGGTGGAAGAAGCGGAAATACGCGTGGAGCCGTGCATCGGCATCGCCCTCCTGCCCCAGGACGCTCACGATGCGGAAAACGCTCACCGGGTTGCGGGACTGGCACTGCGCGCGGCCAAGACGAGCAAAGGCTCCCGGTACGTGTTCTTCTCCGCGCCTCTCAACGAACGCGTCCAAGCGGAAATGCTGATGGAAACGCTGTTGCGCTCGGCCCTGAAAACCGGCTTGCTGAAACTGCATTATCAGCCGCAGGTCCGCCCCACCGATGGCCGGTTGATCGGCCTGGAAGCACTGGTTCGCTGGCCGCATGTGGAACGCGGGCTCATTCCGCCGGGCGAATTCATACCGATTGCGGAGAAGACCGGGCTTATCCTGGAACTCGGGCAATATGTGCTGGAAAAGGCTTGCAAACAGGCCGCGAAATGGCGGCAAACAGGTTTTGCTTTCAACCGCGTTTCGGTGAATGTCTCGCCCCTGCAGTTCCGCCAGCCCAGATTTGCCGCAATGGTCCGGCAAATGCTGACGACCTATGGGTTGCCTGCCCGCATGCTGTGTCTGGAAGTGACTGAGAACGTCTTTCTCGACACAAGCGAACAACTGGTCCTCGACATTCTTTCCGAGCTTCAGGACATCGGTGTGCAGCTGTCCCTCGACGATTTCGGCTCGGGATATTCATCGCTGAGCTATCTGCACAGCCTGCCCTTCCAGGAACTGAAGATCGACCGCGCCTTCCTGACAGAGGCCGACCGGCATCCGCAAAAGGAACAACTGTTTGAGGCCATTGTCGGGCTGGCGCGCAGCCTGGGCCTGCGCGTCATAGCGGAAGGGGCCGAAACCGCCGGAGAGTACGTGCTGTCGGCTGAGCATCAATGCGATGCCATCCAGGGCTATTTCTGCTCGCCCGCCGTTTCGCCGGAACACATCGAGGACTGCCTCGACGAGTTCCACAAGATCCGGACGTCGCTGCACAAACAGATCGAACAGAAGCGTGCGTGA
- a CDS encoding TrkH family potassium uptake protein translates to MNVLGFLYVGLATAMLIPAIVDVAQKNADWQAFVFSALLTGMVGMLLSIAVGGALQDGLDIRQTFILTTLAWATLPAFGALPFLWLGIGYADAVFEAVSGFTTTGATVLTGLDSLPPGLLVWRSIMQWMGGVGIIVMAIVLLPFLRIGGMQLFQSESSDRSEKIVSRSVELIRLIGLAYVFLTVLCIAAYLVTGVELFDAFNHALTTIATGGYSTHDVSFGYFKNPATSWVAVVFMIVGALPFVLIVQALRGHPLLMWRDPQVRALLGFLTVVALMLTVYLGINMDLQFDDALLMATFTVVSITTGTGYVLGDFAQWGPPVVGITLLLMFVGGCTGSTTGGIKIFRFLVFFGTVRAHLRRMVRPHRIMSEEYGSTRLSPELSFSVLAFLVVYLGSVGVITVALSFFDLDLVTAISAAATSVGNVGPGLGPVIGPAGHFGPLPDGAKWLLSAAMLAGRLELFTVLVLLDPDFWAK, encoded by the coding sequence TTGAACGTTCTCGGGTTTCTGTATGTCGGGCTCGCGACGGCCATGCTCATTCCGGCCATTGTCGACGTGGCGCAGAAAAATGCCGACTGGCAGGCATTCGTGTTCTCGGCCTTGTTGACGGGCATGGTGGGCATGCTGCTGTCGATTGCCGTCGGAGGGGCGCTCCAGGACGGACTGGACATCCGCCAGACATTCATCCTGACCACGCTGGCCTGGGCGACGCTGCCGGCATTCGGCGCCTTGCCGTTCCTGTGGCTGGGCATCGGCTATGCCGACGCCGTCTTTGAAGCGGTCTCGGGTTTCACGACCACGGGGGCTACCGTTCTGACGGGGCTCGATAGTCTTCCGCCAGGACTCCTGGTGTGGCGCTCCATCATGCAATGGATGGGCGGGGTCGGCATCATCGTCATGGCAATCGTGTTGCTCCCCTTTCTGAGGATCGGTGGAATGCAACTGTTCCAGAGCGAAAGTTCAGACCGGTCGGAGAAAATCGTAAGCCGTTCCGTGGAACTGATCCGTCTGATCGGGCTCGCCTATGTCTTCCTGACGGTTCTGTGCATTGCAGCGTATCTGGTGACAGGTGTCGAACTGTTCGATGCGTTCAATCATGCGTTGACCACGATCGCGACTGGTGGGTACTCGACGCATGACGTGTCGTTCGGCTACTTCAAGAACCCCGCGACCTCCTGGGTGGCAGTGGTCTTCATGATCGTCGGAGCCCTGCCCTTCGTTCTGATCGTGCAGGCCTTGCGCGGCCATCCGCTTCTGATGTGGCGCGATCCGCAGGTCAGGGCGCTGCTCGGCTTTCTGACGGTGGTGGCGCTGATGCTGACCGTCTACCTGGGCATCAACATGGACCTTCAGTTTGACGATGCCTTGCTCATGGCCACGTTCACAGTGGTTTCGATTACCACCGGGACCGGCTACGTGCTCGGGGATTTTGCCCAGTGGGGACCGCCCGTGGTCGGCATCACACTTTTGTTGATGTTCGTAGGCGGTTGCACCGGGTCGACGACCGGAGGCATCAAGATTTTCCGCTTTCTGGTATTCTTCGGAACCGTGCGTGCGCATCTGCGCCGGATGGTGCGGCCGCACCGGATCATGTCGGAAGAATATGGCAGCACCCGCCTGTCACCGGAACTTTCCTTCTCGGTTCTGGCGTTCCTGGTGGTCTATCTGGGCTCGGTGGGCGTTATCACCGTTGCCCTGTCTTTCTTCGATCTCGATCTCGTCACGGCCATTTCCGCGGCCGCGACGTCGGTCGGCAATGTCGGTCCCGGCCTCGGCCCGGTGATCGGACCCGCCGGTCACTTCGGGCCGTTGCCGGACGGGGCCAAGTGGCTGCTTTCCGCTGCCATGCTTGCCGGCCGTCTCGAGCTCTTCACCGTTCTGGTGCTTCTGGACCCGGATTTCTGGGCCAAGTAA
- the sfsA gene encoding DNA/RNA nuclease SfsA, which produces MKFSAPLVSGRLVKRYKRFLADVILDDCGSAITAHCANPGSMLGLKEVGARVWLSGSDNPKRKLQYSWEVVEADGALVGINTAHPNKLVEEALAAGRIEELSGFQSLRREVKYGRNSRVDILLEGEDGAKTYVEVKNVHLMREAGLAEFPDSVTARGAKHLAELADMVADGHRAVMVFLVQRPDCSSLSLAADLDPAYAAAFAAAREAGVEAFAIGCDVRLDGIDAVRRVRIDV; this is translated from the coding sequence ATGAAGTTTTCCGCTCCGCTGGTCAGCGGCCGTCTCGTCAAGCGTTACAAACGCTTTCTGGCCGATGTCATCCTCGATGACTGCGGCTCCGCCATCACGGCCCATTGCGCCAATCCGGGCTCCATGCTCGGCCTCAAGGAGGTGGGGGCGCGGGTCTGGCTGTCCGGGTCGGACAATCCCAAGCGCAAATTACAGTATTCCTGGGAAGTGGTGGAGGCGGACGGCGCTCTGGTCGGCATCAATACCGCGCATCCCAACAAGCTGGTGGAAGAGGCGTTGGCGGCGGGCCGGATCGAAGAGCTGTCCGGCTTCCAGTCTCTCAGGCGTGAGGTGAAATACGGCCGGAACTCACGCGTCGACATCCTGCTGGAAGGCGAGGACGGCGCGAAGACCTATGTCGAGGTGAAGAATGTCCACCTGATGCGCGAGGCCGGCCTTGCGGAGTTTCCCGACAGCGTCACGGCCAGAGGTGCCAAGCATCTCGCCGAACTGGCCGATATGGTGGCGGACGGCCACCGGGCGGTCATGGTGTTTCTGGTCCAACGCCCCGATTGCAGCAGTCTCAGTCTTGCTGCCGACCTCGACCCGGCCTATGCCGCCGCATTCGCGGCCGCCCGCGAGGCCGGCGTGGAGGCGTTCGCCATCGGCTGCGACGTCCGCCTGGACGGCATTGACGCGGTCAGGCGGGTGAGGATCGACGTCTAG
- a CDS encoding L,D-transpeptidase translates to MLNRRLFLASAAASLAAGCASSRQTGERLPGTAAGPNNRIPPEYLYMYRAMPEERFPIPAVDLTKIDPVYYRRYVDYSSTEPAGTIVVDTPNRFLYLTMENGKAMRYGVGIGRAGFGWGGRAHIASKQEWPRWHPPGEMIDREPELEKYRDGGMDPGLDNPLGARALYIYEGNRDTLYRVHGTSETWSIGKAVSSGCVRLLQQDVIDLYNRVPEGTPIVVIQDQQAVAAGPEVYSGPGETGGVGGPDGPDVYSDTQVYSGPVVY, encoded by the coding sequence ATGCTGAACCGACGACTGTTTCTTGCCTCCGCCGCGGCCAGCCTCGCCGCCGGTTGTGCTTCCAGCAGGCAGACCGGCGAACGGCTGCCCGGTACCGCCGCCGGCCCGAACAATCGAATCCCGCCGGAATACCTCTACATGTACAGGGCAATGCCCGAAGAGCGTTTTCCTATTCCCGCAGTCGACTTGACCAAGATCGACCCGGTCTATTACCGGCGCTACGTCGACTACAGTTCAACGGAGCCAGCCGGAACGATTGTCGTCGATACGCCGAACAGGTTCCTCTACCTGACCATGGAAAACGGCAAGGCAATGCGCTACGGCGTCGGCATCGGCCGTGCCGGCTTCGGATGGGGCGGACGCGCCCATATCGCCAGCAAGCAGGAATGGCCCAGATGGCACCCCCCGGGGGAAATGATCGACCGGGAGCCCGAGCTCGAGAAATACCGCGACGGGGGCATGGATCCCGGTCTGGACAACCCGCTCGGCGCCCGCGCGCTCTACATCTATGAAGGCAACCGGGACACGCTCTACCGCGTCCACGGCACGTCAGAAACCTGGTCCATCGGCAAGGCCGTGTCTTCAGGCTGCGTCCGACTCCTCCAGCAGGACGTCATAGACCTTTACAACCGGGTTCCCGAGGGGACGCCGATCGTCGTGATCCAGGACCAGCAAGCCGTTGCTGCCGGACCGGAGGTTTATTCAGGGCCTGGAGAAACTGGTGGAGTTGGTGGACCTGATGGACCTGACGTCTATTCGGATACGCAGGTCTATTCGGGACCGGTGGTCTATTGA
- the gpt gene encoding xanthine phosphoribosyltransferase: MENPAQNKAFPVSWDMFHRDSRALAWRLSSEGQWRAIVCITRGGLVPAGIVARELGIRTIETVCIASYHDYDNQGELKVIKPIDPKVIDLESGEGSGVLVIDDLVDTGKTMMIVREMLPKAHFATVYAKPQGAPMVDTFITEVSQDTWIYFPWDMGWQFQPPLSKDTAG, from the coding sequence ATGGAAAACCCCGCCCAAAACAAAGCATTCCCGGTGTCCTGGGACATGTTTCACCGAGATTCCCGCGCGCTGGCCTGGCGCCTGTCGAGCGAAGGCCAGTGGAGAGCCATCGTCTGCATCACCCGGGGCGGCCTCGTGCCCGCCGGTATCGTTGCGCGGGAGCTGGGGATCCGGACAATCGAGACGGTCTGCATCGCGTCCTATCACGATTATGACAACCAGGGCGAACTGAAGGTGATCAAGCCGATCGACCCGAAGGTGATCGATCTGGAATCCGGCGAAGGCAGCGGCGTACTGGTGATTGACGATCTGGTCGACACCGGAAAGACGATGATGATCGTGCGCGAGATGCTTCCCAAGGCCCATTTCGCAACCGTCTACGCCAAGCCCCAGGGCGCTCCAATGGTCGATACCTTCATCACGGAAGTCTCCCAGGACACCTGGATCTACTTCCCGTGGGACATGGGCTGGCAATTCCAGCCGCCGCTGTCAAAGGATACGGCCGGGTAA
- a CDS encoding competence/damage-inducible protein A, with translation MTGEKADDVVTAAFLVIGDEILSGRTKDKNIGFVADYLTSLGIDLREVRVVPDDRTEIADAVNALRARYTYVFTSGGIGPTHDDITAESIAAAFGVPLNLDPRAVALLETHYAPGQFTPARQRMARIPEGADLIENKVSKAPGFRIGNVHVMAGVPAIMQAMMDAIAPTLATGRIMLSETVAADMPESRIADRLSAIQDAHPETLIGSYPSASEGKFTTQIVIRSRNEAALKAAAADVAEAVADILG, from the coding sequence ATGACCGGTGAGAAGGCAGATGATGTTGTAACCGCTGCGTTTCTGGTCATTGGCGACGAGATCCTGTCCGGCCGCACCAAGGACAAGAATATCGGCTTCGTGGCCGATTACCTGACCTCGCTCGGTATCGACCTCAGGGAGGTCCGGGTGGTTCCGGACGACAGGACCGAGATTGCAGATGCGGTCAACGCGCTGCGCGCCAGATATACCTACGTCTTCACCTCCGGCGGCATCGGGCCGACCCACGACGACATTACCGCCGAAAGCATCGCGGCAGCCTTTGGTGTTCCGCTGAACCTCGATCCACGCGCGGTCGCGCTGTTGGAAACCCACTATGCTCCCGGCCAGTTCACACCGGCGCGCCAACGCATGGCGCGCATTCCCGAGGGCGCCGACCTGATTGAAAACAAGGTCTCCAAGGCGCCGGGTTTCAGGATCGGCAACGTGCATGTCATGGCCGGCGTTCCCGCCATCATGCAGGCCATGATGGACGCCATCGCGCCCACCCTGGCGACCGGCCGGATAATGCTGTCGGAAACCGTTGCCGCCGATATGCCGGAAAGCCGGATCGCGGACCGGCTTTCCGCGATTCAGGACGCTCATCCGGAGACGCTGATCGGTTCATACCCGAGTGCTTCGGAAGGAAAATTCACCACACAGATCGTTATCCGGTCACGGAACGAGGCTGCCTTGAAAGCCGCGGCCGCGGACGTGGCCGAGGCGGTTGCCGACATCCTGGGATAA
- a CDS encoding FAD-dependent monooxygenase — MTQDGDVQHPIVIAGAGIGGLAAALALAQQGHRIVLMDRARQLSEVGAGLQLSPNACSALDRLGVLDALKPVVCAPDSLRIWSGRSGRQLGRVQLGSFIEQRHGYPFWVVHRADLQRILLDKVRETPGITLRLGAEVLDLAPSPYEHLVCIYQDENETGNLHCRALIGADGVWSKTRKIVPRHQNAHFSGQVAYRATIPIDKVAPRWTRDSGLWLHSNSHLVHYPVRGDRELNVVALAEEAWQDETWSAKADKEALLHRFKDWPSDVRNLLRLPETWLKWALCSVDALGPWTHGHVALMGDAAHAMLPYMAQGAAMAIEDAIVLARHLPGDVKNIPAALRAFERSRKPRVSHIQSIAFRNARVFHYTGVPALARDTVLRLSKPARMTARFDGIYSWTADQ; from the coding sequence ATGACCCAAGATGGTGATGTTCAGCACCCGATCGTCATCGCCGGGGCCGGCATTGGCGGCCTTGCCGCTGCCCTGGCCCTGGCGCAACAGGGGCATCGGATCGTGCTCATGGACAGGGCCCGGCAGCTTTCGGAAGTCGGCGCGGGCCTGCAGCTGTCCCCCAATGCCTGCTCGGCCCTGGACCGGCTCGGCGTACTCGACGCCCTGAAGCCCGTTGTTTGCGCGCCGGATTCCTTGAGGATCTGGTCGGGAAGATCGGGCCGCCAACTGGGCCGCGTGCAACTCGGCAGCTTCATAGAGCAGCGCCACGGATATCCCTTCTGGGTGGTTCACCGCGCGGATCTGCAGCGCATTCTGTTGGACAAAGTCCGCGAAACGCCAGGCATCACCCTCCGGCTTGGAGCGGAGGTCCTCGACCTTGCGCCGTCCCCCTATGAACACCTTGTCTGCATCTACCAGGACGAAAACGAGACGGGAAACCTGCACTGCCGGGCGCTCATCGGCGCCGATGGCGTGTGGTCGAAGACCCGCAAGATCGTTCCCAGGCATCAGAACGCCCATTTCAGCGGCCAGGTTGCCTACCGAGCAACGATTCCGATCGACAAGGTAGCGCCGCGGTGGACCCGGGATTCGGGACTTTGGCTGCACAGCAATTCCCATCTTGTCCACTATCCGGTTCGCGGCGACCGCGAGCTCAACGTCGTGGCTTTGGCGGAAGAGGCGTGGCAGGACGAGACGTGGTCGGCAAAAGCGGACAAGGAAGCCCTGTTGCACCGGTTCAAGGACTGGCCCTCCGATGTGCGCAATCTGCTCAGGCTGCCTGAAACCTGGCTGAAATGGGCGCTGTGCAGCGTCGACGCGTTGGGACCCTGGACCCATGGCCACGTAGCTCTCATGGGAGACGCGGCCCACGCAATGCTGCCCTACATGGCCCAGGGAGCAGCCATGGCGATTGAAGACGCCATCGTTCTGGCGAGGCACCTGCCCGGGGACGTGAAGAACATACCCGCCGCACTCAGAGCCTTCGAGCGATCGCGGAAGCCGCGTGTCTCGCACATTCAGTCCATCGCCTTCCGCAACGCCAGGGTTTTCCATTATACCGGAGTTCCGGCGTTGGCCCGCGACACGGTTCTGCGCCTGTCGAAACCGGCAAGGATGACGGCGCGCTTCGACGGCATCTACAGCTGGACAGCGGACCAATGA
- a CDS encoding zinc-finger domain-containing protein, whose protein sequence is MADHVVPHFQNSSGHDSVAIGAREFMCIGANPPFDHPHIFLDMGTDNEMVCPYCSTLYKFDPTLQAHESSPRDCSWTPAAA, encoded by the coding sequence ATGGCGGATCATGTTGTCCCGCATTTTCAGAATTCGAGCGGACACGATTCCGTGGCGATCGGCGCACGCGAGTTCATGTGCATCGGTGCCAATCCTCCCTTCGACCATCCCCACATCTTCCTGGACATGGGCACGGACAACGAGATGGTCTGCCCCTATTGCTCCACACTCTACAAGTTTGACCCAACCCTGCAGGCGCACGAGTCCTCCCCGAGGGATTGTAGCTGGACACCGGCCGCCGCTTGA
- a CDS encoding alpha/beta fold hydrolase, with protein MPEFEADGVRIAYLDEGEGDPILLIHGFASNKQVNWIYPGWVDLLVKDGRRVIAIDNRGHGDSQKFHDPADYGAPVMAEDARRVLDHLGIERADVMGYSMGARISAFLTLNHPDRVRRAVFSGLGYGMIEGVGDPEPIATALEAERLQDVSDRNGRAFRAFAEQTGSDRRALAACMRSSRQKISEEDVARIERPVLVAVGTRDDIAGSPQKLAALIPHAEVLEIPGRDHMLAVGDKVHKQGVLAFLNNVDA; from the coding sequence ATGCCTGAATTTGAAGCCGATGGAGTGAGGATCGCCTACCTCGACGAAGGGGAGGGCGACCCGATCCTGCTTATTCATGGATTTGCGTCCAACAAGCAGGTGAACTGGATCTATCCCGGCTGGGTCGACCTTCTGGTGAAGGACGGTCGGCGCGTGATCGCCATCGACAACCGCGGACACGGCGACAGCCAGAAATTCCATGATCCGGCCGACTACGGAGCACCGGTCATGGCCGAGGATGCAAGGCGCGTTCTCGATCATCTCGGTATCGAGCGCGCCGATGTCATGGGCTATTCCATGGGCGCGCGCATATCGGCCTTCCTGACACTCAATCATCCGGACCGTGTCCGGCGGGCTGTGTTCAGCGGGCTAGGTTACGGTATGATCGAAGGCGTGGGCGATCCGGAGCCGATAGCCACCGCGCTCGAGGCCGAGCGCCTGCAGGACGTGAGCGACCGGAATGGACGTGCGTTCCGCGCCTTTGCCGAGCAGACCGGTTCGGATCGCCGGGCGCTGGCTGCCTGCATGCGCTCCTCGCGCCAGAAAATCAGCGAAGAGGATGTCGCCAGAATCGAGCGCCCGGTTCTGGTTGCCGTTGGAACCAGGGACGATATTGCCGGCTCGCCGCAGAAGCTCGCCGCGCTGATCCCCCATGCCGAGGTGCTGGAGATCCCGGGACGCGATCATATGCTGGCCGTCGGCGACAAGGTTCACAAACAGGGCGTTCTTGCTTTCCTGAACAACGTGGATGCCTGA
- a CDS encoding alpha/beta fold hydrolase, giving the protein MGPKRVVFQGAEKNGLVADRYGEGGQPVVMLHGGGQTRHSWDAASARIAELGHPVYSLDQRGHGESDWVASGNYSFFDFAKDLVAVTRQIQALHRAKPVVVGASLGGFAGMLAEGRESNGALAALVLVDITPRIDMGGVSKILGFMGDRVDEGFASVEEAADAIARYLPNRARPKDLSGLSKNLRLHDDGRFRWHWDPAFLKAKQHQDPGQAVSVQDEIHAAAGNLSLPVLLVRGQNSELVSMEHVREFQQQVPHARFTDIRDAGHMVAGDKNDIFAAAVEDFLLDLKADAVIA; this is encoded by the coding sequence ATGGGTCCAAAGCGTGTCGTCTTTCAAGGGGCCGAGAAGAACGGTCTTGTCGCCGACCGGTATGGAGAGGGCGGACAGCCGGTGGTCATGCTGCACGGCGGCGGCCAGACTCGGCATTCCTGGGACGCGGCCTCCGCGCGCATCGCGGAGCTCGGCCATCCGGTCTATTCGCTCGATCAGCGCGGCCATGGCGAGAGCGACTGGGTGGCGAGCGGCAATTACAGTTTTTTCGACTTTGCCAAGGATCTCGTCGCCGTCACCCGTCAGATCCAGGCTCTCCACCGTGCCAAACCGGTCGTCGTGGGAGCTTCGCTCGGCGGGTTTGCGGGCATGCTCGCCGAAGGACGGGAGAGCAACGGCGCACTGGCGGCGCTGGTGCTGGTGGATATCACGCCGCGGATCGACATGGGCGGCGTCAGCAAGATACTCGGCTTCATGGGGGACAGGGTCGATGAAGGCTTTGCGAGCGTCGAGGAGGCCGCCGACGCGATCGCGCGGTACCTGCCCAACCGGGCGCGCCCCAAGGACCTCTCCGGCCTTTCCAAGAACCTCAGGCTGCATGACGACGGCCGTTTCCGCTGGCATTGGGACCCTGCCTTCCTGAAAGCCAAACAGCATCAGGATCCGGGACAGGCGGTCTCTGTCCAGGATGAAATCCACGCGGCCGCCGGAAACCTGTCCCTGCCGGTACTGCTGGTGCGCGGCCAGAACTCGGAGCTGGTGTCGATGGAACATGTACGCGAGTTCCAGCAACAGGTCCCCCACGCGAGATTCACCGACATCCGCGACGCGGGCCACATGGTCGCTGGCGACAAGAACGATATCTTCGCCGCTGCCGTCGAGGATTTTCTGCTCGACCTGAAGGCCGATGCGGTGATTGCCTGA
- a CDS encoding enoyl-CoA hydratase, with the protein MPTEGPEDANSANPLVIVKGPVAVLLLNAREKKNALPLAAWQRFPEVLSGLQQDPDIRVCVVKGAGGKSFCAGADISEFEAIRSSPEAAKRYDDINVAAFKALKALSVPVIAAIEGPCLGGGLGLALACDIRIAAQSAFFGIPAARLGLAYPPEALSDLLEAVSLSDAKQLLFTAERVSADKALQIGLINEVVAEGELDRRIAALCATISSNAPLSLKAAKHALDHLARPTGTTDLGAALQNAQTCIDSEDYREGYRAFLEKRAPEFKGR; encoded by the coding sequence ATGCCGACTGAAGGCCCGGAAGATGCGAATTCAGCCAATCCTCTGGTGATCGTCAAGGGGCCCGTTGCCGTGCTCCTCCTGAACGCTCGCGAGAAGAAAAATGCCCTGCCCCTTGCTGCCTGGCAGCGATTTCCCGAGGTTCTGAGCGGCCTGCAACAGGACCCGGACATCCGCGTCTGCGTCGTGAAGGGCGCGGGCGGCAAGAGCTTCTGTGCGGGCGCGGACATCTCCGAATTCGAGGCCATCCGCTCGTCCCCTGAAGCGGCGAAACGCTACGACGACATCAACGTGGCCGCATTCAAGGCCTTGAAGGCGCTTTCCGTTCCGGTCATCGCGGCGATCGAGGGCCCGTGCCTCGGCGGCGGGCTCGGGCTCGCCCTTGCCTGCGATATCAGGATCGCCGCCCAATCGGCGTTCTTCGGAATACCGGCAGCAAGGCTCGGACTGGCCTATCCCCCCGAAGCGCTGAGCGACCTTCTGGAAGCCGTTTCCCTGTCGGACGCCAAACAGCTGCTGTTCACCGCCGAGCGCGTTTCCGCGGACAAAGCCCTGCAGATCGGCCTGATCAACGAAGTCGTGGCCGAGGGCGAACTCGACCGCCGCATCGCCGCCCTGTGTGCCACGATCAGCTCGAACGCTCCGCTCTCGCTCAAGGCCGCCAAACACGCACTGGATCATCTGGCCCGGCCGACCGGTACCACCGACCTTGGCGCCGCCCTGCAGAACGCCCAGACCTGTATCGACAGCGAAGACTACCGGGAGGGATACAGGGCCTTCCTGGAAAAGCGTGCTCCCGAGTTCAAGGGACGCTGA